One window of the Athene noctua chromosome 5, bAthNoc1.hap1.1, whole genome shotgun sequence genome contains the following:
- the SNX7 gene encoding sorting nexin-7, with translation MEAEGRVPGPPLPPPSPGGGAEAEADPPAGAPGAARGPLLAAAAAEVLALDDEEDDLEVFSKDTSLAEVNSFSPSMPISPSSMINQYKFEDESELRDLFITVDDPESHITAIETFITYRVVTKTSRGEFDSSEYEVRRRYQDFLWLKSRLEEAHPTLIIPPLPEKFIMKGMVERFSDEFIETRRKALHKFLNRIADHPTLTFNEDFKIFLTAQAWELSSHKKQGPGLLSRMGQTVRAVASSVRGGVKNRPEMFTEMNSYMETFSQKINVLDKIAHRIYKEEREYFNEMKEYGPIHTLWSASEEDIAESLKGVASCIDKCCKATEKRMAGLSENLLPILHEYVLYSEILMGVLKRRDHIQGELDSRVDALASKKTEKDLFSEEIGKLEDKVECANNALKADWDRWKQNMQCDMRSTFTNVAENNLRYYEECLATWESFLASQTVDLHVEEDSEDKP, from the exons ATGGAGGCAGAGGGCCGGGTGCCGGGGCCACCGCTTCCCCCGCCTtcccccggcggcggggcagAGGCCGAGGCCGACCCTCCCGCGGGCGCCCCCGGAGCGGCCCGGGGTCCGCTgctcgccgccgccgctgccgaggTGCTGGCGTTGGACGATGAGGAGGACGACCTAGAGGTGTTCAGCAAG GATACATCACTGGCTGAGGTAAACTCATTCAGTCCTTCAATGCCAATATCCCCCTCATCAATGATAAACCAGTATAAATTTGAAGATGAATCAGAATTAAGAGATCTCTTCATTACAGTCGATGATCCTGAAAGCCACATTACAGCTATTGAAACATTTATTACATACAGAGTAGTCACAAAG ACATCTCGTGGTGAATTTGACTCCAGTGAATATGAAGTTCGAAGACGATATCAGGATTTCCTTTGGTTGAAGAGCAGACTTGAAGAAGCACATCCGACACTGATTATTCCT CCATTGCCTGAAAAATTCATAATGAAAGGAATGGTGGAACGATTTAGTGATGAATTCATTGAGACTCGAAGAAAAGCTTTACATAAATTTTTGAACCGTATTGCTGATCATCCAACTTTAACTTTTAATGAAGACTTCAAAATCTTTCTTACTGCGCAGGCCTGG GAACTCTCCTCACACAAGAAGCAGGGTCCTGGTTTGCTAAGCAGGATGGGACAGACCGTCAGAGCTGTAGCATCCTCAGTAAGAGGAGGAGTTAAAAATCGTCCTGAAATGTTTACAGAAATGAACAGTTACATGGAAACATTTAGCCAGAAAATAAATGTGCTAGACAAAATAGCTCATAGAATTTACAAGGAAGAAAGGG agtattttaatgaaatgaaGGAATACGGTCCCATCCACACACTCTGGTCAGCATCAGAAGAAGATATAGCAGAGTCCCTAAAAGGTGTTGCCAGCTGCATCGACAAGTGTTGCAAGGCTACAGAGAAGCGAATGGCAGGGCTCTCAGAAAACCTGCTGCCGATTTTACATGAGTACGTTCTCTACAGTGAAATTCTGATG GGTGTTTTAAAAAGGAGAGACCACATTCAAGGAGAGCTTGACTCCAGAGTTGATGCTTTAGCcagtaaaaagacagaaaaggatcTG ttCTCAGAAGAGATTGGGAAACTTGAAGACAAAGTCGAATGTGCCAATAACGCTCTGAAAGCAGACTGGGACAGGTGGAAGCAAAACATGCAGTGTGATATGAGATCAACATTCACTAATGTGGCTGAGAATAATCTCCGTTATTATGAAGAG